The stretch of DNA CAAATGACGTTAATCGCTTTGATTTGGTATCTATTCTCGTTCACATGATGTGGGCATCACCACTCATGGCGATGATTGTTGGATATTTACTATGGCTTGAAGCAGGATGGGCGGGATTTGTAGGAATTATGATCGTCTTCACTGTTGTCCCTTTACAATGTAAGTATGTTTAAGTATCTTCATTAACTTTCCTAACTCTaataaaattcgaaatttcagaaaaatcatttttttattaattaatttgtgattttcttcaacaGCCTATACAGGAAAACTGTCATCAAGATTCCGTCTACAGGCAGCTCTTCGAACGGATGAGAGGGTGAGGTTTATGGATGAAATAATTTCGGGGGTGCAGGTGATTAAGATGTATGCCTGGGAAGCACCTTTCGCAAAGTTAATAACAGTCGCGCGTAAATTGGAGCTCAAAATCATCCGGAGGAGTGCCTTTGTGAGGGCCATTTACATGACTTTTCTGCTCTTCACCACACGCATGGCCCTCTTTTGCACAATGCTAACAATGGTCCTCATGGATCATGAAATAACCGCAGCAAAAGTCTTTGTCATCATGGCCTATTTCAATATTCTCGCCTACACAATGTCTCAGATGTTTGTACGTGGCGTGGCGGAAATTGCTGAAGTTCTTGTAGCCCTGAAGCGTTTACGGAAGTTTCTCATGTACGAGGAACGCGATGAACCCAATAGGAAGCAAAGGATTGTAAAGGATATGAAGAACGGGGGACCGCCTGATATTGCTAGGATCCACAGCAGCTACGACGATCCAAGCAGAAAGTATTTAGTTTCACTCAAGAATGCAACAGCCAAGTGGCAGATGCCCGAAAGGCCAGTAGATAAGAAGAGTAGTTcacaaaaagagaaagaagccTCAGAGGGATATTCAGGAGGAAGTGTTGAATTCGTTGCTCCAACGCTCGATAATATTTGCCTCGATTGCAAAAAGGGAAGTCTCATTGGGATCGTAGGACCAGTGGGTGCTGGAAAATCATCCCTTCTACAAGTTATCCTCAAAGAACTTCCATTAGAAAGTGGAACAATGCAGACCCATGGAAGTCTATCGTACGCTGGACAGGAGCCTTGGGTATTTGCAGCTTCAATTAGACAAAATATCCTGTTTGGCGAAGATTTCCATAAAGAACGATACGATGCGGTAATCAAGGCATGTGCCCTTAATCACGATCTCGAACAATTCCCAAATGGTGATCAGACCATTATTGGGGAACGAGGAGCTTCACTTTCCGGTGGCCAAAGAGCGAGAGTGAGCTTAGCCAGAGCAGTTTATCGTCGGGCTGATATCTACCTTTTCGACGATCCTCTCAGTGCTGTTGATGCTCACGTTGGACGACACTTATTTGATCAAGTTATCGGCCCAAAAGGACGCCTGAGTTCAAATAGGATCACCCGCATTCTAGTTACACATCAAGtacattttcttaaagatgCCGACTGGTTAGTTGTACTCAAAGATGgccaaattgaaattcaaggaCCACCACTTGACGTCTTCCACAGTGGAATTGATTTTGCTAAACTCCTAAATGCTGACGATGATGATGCTGAAGATGGAAAGTCTGAAAACCCAAAATTCAGAAGACAGCAATCAACTTCTTCCTCAAGATCACAATCATCGAGAAATTCTTTGAGTTCCGAAGATGAACTTGACGACATGATCgatgagaagaaggaaaaagagaATCAACCGGCAATGGTTGCTCTCGAGGGTACTTCCAAAGGAACGGTTAAAGGACCAATTTTCATCAACTACCTCAAAGCAGGTGGAAATTGGGCGGTATTGTCAATCATGTTTGTTCTCTTCCTCATCACACAATTCATGGCCAGCGGATTTGACTGGTTCATTGCCTACTGGACTTCTCAGGAAGAACTCCGAGATCTCTACAATGTAACACTCGACGCCCAGGAATTCATCCTTACCAATAAAACTCTTCAAATTGTCGACTCAGAAGTTCCCTACCTTCTGAGTACAGAAACGTGCCTCTACATCGCAGGAGGTATGGTGATCTCCCTCTTCTTATTCGGACTGATAAGATCTCTCGGTTTCTACTCAATGTGCATCAAAGCATCTCAGCGACTTCATGATGGAATGTTTAATGGAATCATATCAACAACAATGCGCTTCTTTGATACGAATCCTTCGGGGAGAATTCTCAATCGTTTCTCCAAAGATCTCGGCGCAACAGATGAGCAACTACCAAAGGCTATTCTGGATGCTACACAAATTATCCTTAATATGCTAGGATATATTGTAGTGGCAACGACCGTAAATCCACTCTTTTTAGCACCTATTCTGGGACTCACAGTAATGTTCTTGTTTattagaaaagtttatttaaaaacttccAAAAACATCAAACGTCTTGATGGTATCACTCGATCACCTGTTTTCACGCATCTCGGAGCCTCCCTTATGGGACTTCCAACGATCAGAGCCTTTGGAGCGCAGGAAATCCTTGTAAAGGAGTTCGATGCACTACAGGATACTCACACAGCCTCCTGGTACATGTTCATCGGATCCAGTGGAGCTTTTGGCTACGTCATGGACCTCCTATGTGTGGCCTTTATATTTTTCGTCACATTCAGCTTCCTCCTCATAGATACCGATGCAATGGGTGATCAAGTAGGTTTGGCTATCTCTCAAGCCATGGCCCTCACAGGATTCCTT from Lutzomyia longipalpis isolate SR_M1_2022 chromosome 1, ASM2433408v1 encodes:
- the LOC129785949 gene encoding ATP-binding cassette sub-family C member 4-like, translating into MEAAQRTLLPNPREKANVVSILTFWWTMKLFKKGYRKVLDLGDLYRPLDEDRSNVLGDRLEKKWMEQLKRSKSNPSLIKAVAIAFWKEYLLLALIVIVNEAAIRLGQPLLLGRLLLYFRPNSGMTHTEALLYAGGIVGLSLLYGVTGNQFLFTSFYCGMKIRVAMCSIIYRKALKLSRTALGDTAPGKVVNLLSNDVNRFDLVSILVHMMWASPLMAMIVGYLLWLEAGWAGFVGIMIVFTVVPLQSYTGKLSSRFRLQAALRTDERVRFMDEIISGVQVIKMYAWEAPFAKLITVARKLELKIIRRSAFVRAIYMTFLLFTTRMALFCTMLTMVLMDHEITAAKVFVIMAYFNILAYTMSQMFVRGVAEIAEVLVALKRLRKFLMYEERDEPNRKQRIVKDMKNGGPPDIARIHSSYDDPSRKYLVSLKNATAKWQMPERPVDKKSSSQKEKEASEGYSGGSVEFVAPTLDNICLDCKKGSLIGIVGPVGAGKSSLLQVILKELPLESGTMQTHGSLSYAGQEPWVFAASIRQNILFGEDFHKERYDAVIKACALNHDLEQFPNGDQTIIGERGASLSGGQRARVSLARAVYRRADIYLFDDPLSAVDAHVGRHLFDQVIGPKGRLSSNRITRILVTHQVHFLKDADWLVVLKDGQIEIQGPPLDVFHSGIDFAKLLNADDDDAEDGKSENPKFRRQQSTSSSRSQSSRNSLSSEDELDDMIDEKKEKENQPAMVALEGTSKGTVKGPIFINYLKAGGNWAVLSIMFVLFLITQFMASGFDWFIAYWTSQEELRDLYNVTLDAQEFILTNKTLQIVDSEVPYLLSTETCLYIAGGMVISLFLFGLIRSLGFYSMCIKASQRLHDGMFNGIISTTMRFFDTNPSGRILNRFSKDLGATDEQLPKAILDATQIILNMLGYIVVATTVNPLFLAPILGLTVMFLFIRKVYLKTSKNIKRLDGITRSPVFTHLGASLMGLPTIRAFGAQEILVKEFDALQDTHTASWYMFIGSSGAFGYVMDLLCVAFIFFVTFSFLLIDTDAMGDQVGLAISQAMALTGFLQWGIRQSAEVANQLMSVERVMEYRDLVSEKQPEKPQEVSAEWPETGKLEMKDVRYRYFKEADPVLKGVNLSIKAKEKIGIVGRTGAGKSSLIGTLFRLAEVEGDIEIDGVKTDKIALQKLRSKVSIIPQDPVLFSGTLRRNLDPFEEYKDAALWQSLEEVELKDIASGPLALQAEVLAGGSNYSVGQRQLICLARAILRNNKILVLDEATANVDPNTDALIQQTIRTRFADCTVLTVAHRLHTIMDSDRVLVMSDGLVGEFDAPHLLLQRPKGLLREMVNSTGPQESERLMKIAKDAFESNFKEYL